The genomic interval tgtaaaaaggctgaaagcccccaacagacatgagctccttctccccttagctatGGCCGTTGTCTCCACCTCTAGTgtctgtgaggagacaccttgtccttacagcacaggggcctcattgcctccttgtccccagccaggaacctgggaggtgtgggaccatagtcctgcccttggccttgcacagccccacatcacagtgtcccaggaagagccctgggcaatgtgggagggacaggatctgatttcccagggcatgggggtcagggcttggccctttggttaatgaaacacatccaggtgtacTCAGCTTCAGAGCCACCTGTACTTTGCTTTTAGTGACTTGTCATTTCTGCCTCCACTTTTCTGCTCTACACAGaccctggggatggtttctcAGTAGTGTCCCTCATtgggacccattaacatcacaagaaactttggagtttgaatctgactttgactaCTTGAGAgatttcttcaacttcctctcagggtctgatgttcatggactcagcaccaaagccaccagaggggtcattaaagtgcctggggctgctcctgtgctgctgagctgggctgggctcctgggacagagggagctcatggcaagcggcagcgctgcagagagacagctctgcccaggagcagctcctctgcaaagcgcagcagggctgagggctctgcctggggatctcagggagacgagcaaggcagagagagattaaagctggtcaggatggggaggatgactgagagctcactgaaGGAGAactctttgcagcccttgacacggtaagtctctgggtgcagggcaatgcagctgtagctcctggaggcatctcctaaaacTAGAACAGCCACAGCTTTTCGTATCTGTctggagggggctcttgtcaggcaatgttggACAGACGTGAAGCttggggagcacccaggggtgcccagggctgtcctgcagagcagggtccctgcaccccagggctgtttcggggcagggactctgccgcctgccagggtcagcgctcagcctgcccggggagatccccatggtgctgtggggagaagctgtggggggaaggagcaaccTCCGGCTGGGCAGGGTCCTGCTATGGAGTGGGTGCTGCAGGCGTCTGGGCTACTCACAGCTCCAGTTCACTAAAGGACATTCCCAGGAGGcttttaaagaagcacagcaagacaggggCTTTGTGAAAGAGAAGTATCTTATTCTAGCAGTCTCATACTCTGAGTTGTCTATGTGGCCAAGggaacacagaaattaatgtctcaGTTCACGAGGAGGCACTGAAATTCTAGATTCATTTTGCTTAGAAGTGAATAAACCTGGgagtatcagaaatcaacacacaATCACTTgcagacagcatcaggatgacttttccaggCTCATTGttgttggtctgatgttcccatcagagccggcccacacagagctgcccctgggcagtgcccggctgctgggaggggtctgcagggcagagctgagcacacagcggctgggatggggtctgtgacactgacaggaggagacctgggcacagagacacagctgcaggcagggacagctccaggcagcagagcaggggctggtcaggagctcttttgctcctgctctgcaggtggctgctgggggttgtctgctgggcaatgatcggactgtccctgtagcacatcccatctccaggagccctgactctgctctgcctgtcctgctgggctcaccagctgcccccagaaaggcccagctctgctgtaggatgccaggagttctgagcctttccttggggtccgcactctcctgccagagtcctttgcttctctgggtgacgggtcgtgtcctgctctctccatcacatctccatcTCTGGGCTGGGatagagaagagtttgcagatctgccctttcagaCAGGGCTCTCCTGCTGCAGTATGAGTCCAGGtttttgtattaattagattaatttgTGTCTGATGTCATTTTCAAGGTAGCACAGGCaaaagcacaggacagatgagtGAAAGACGGATCGACACTGCTGCTCTCCGGACTAAGCATTGAGCCACAGAAAACTGAGCCATTTTGCCTGCCCTCTCTCAAGacttttcacattttccttcatAAAAATTAGGATTTCTCCCCCTTACCAGATATGGTGGCGGAAAATAAAGTAtacagatgaaatatttataaagacatGCTATGTCTCTATTCTGCAGCCCACTCTCTACAGAATCATGAGTGCAGATACTGCACATTTCCATTAAAGCTGGACAGATGAGTAAAATCCTGATGGACACATCTGCTGTCTgactgcacagagccagagaAAGCTGAGCCTTTTTGCCTGTCCCGCctcaagactcttcacattttcaatcACAGAAATGAGGCTTTCTACccctaaaaaaccccactcacctgatgtggtggtggaaaattaaaaaacacagatcaaatatttataaaaacatgctaattgtctcctctgcagcccaagaCTTTGAGAGTCATGAGCACAGATATTGAGGTTTTTGACTGAAGGTAGATTGTATCTGCCATTCTTTGAGAACATCAGAGgtgtcacaaaccagctccccccatgtccccactgcagcagagcaaagctggctgcttggcagcacaCGGGCaaaggtcctgctcctcaccgCACGCTCAGCCATAACacatcagagaaaggaaatgcatttaaattggGGTGATGCCTATGAAAAATCATGTGGCTTAGCTCAGAGGGCTCTGTCCTAAtttcatgttgctttttctttttttgaacagaGCGCATATGCCCAAAAGCAGcgaatgtccaacagcagctccatcacccagttcctcctcctgcccttcacagacacacgggagctgcagctcttgcacttctggctcttcctgggcatctacctggctgccctcctgggcaacggcctcatcatcaccaccatagcctgtgaccagcacctccacacccccatgtacttcttcctcctcaacctctccctcctcgacctgggctacatctccaccactctccccaaatccatggccaactccctctggaacaccagggccatctcctttttgggatgtgctgcacaagtctttatgtttctctttttcatttcagcagagtattctctgctcaccatcatgtcctatgaccgctacgttgccatctgcaaacccctgcactacgggaccctcctgggcagcagagcttgtgtccacatggcagcagctgcctgggccactgggtttctctatgctctgctgcacacggccaatacgttttcactgccactgtgcaagggcaatgctgtggaccagttcttctgtgaaatcccacagatcctcaagctctcctgctcagatgcccaccacagggaagctgggcttctcatgtttagtgcttttttttttgagggatgttttgttttcattgtggtgtcctatgtgcagatcttcagggctgtgttGAGGATTCCCTCTGAGCAGGGtcggcacaaagccttttccacctgcctccctcacctggctgtggtctctctGTTTGTCATCACTGGCATATTCgcctacctgaaacccccctccatctcttccctaTGGCTGGACCTGGTGATGGCGGTTGTCTACTCactggtgcctccagcagtgaatcccctcatttacagcatgagg from Caloenas nicobarica isolate bCalNic1 chromosome 29, bCalNic1.hap1, whole genome shotgun sequence carries:
- the LOC135999674 gene encoding olfactory receptor 14A16-like, coding for MSNSSSITQFLLLPFTDTRELQLLHFWLFLGIYLAALLGNGLIITTIACDQHLHTPMYFFLLNLSLLDLGYISTTLPKSMANSLWNTRAISFLGCAAQVFMFLFFISAEYSLLTIMSYDRYVAICKPLHYGTLLGSRACVHMAAAAWATGFLYALLHTANTFSLPLCKGNAVDQFFCEIPQILKLSCSDAHHREAGLLMFSAFFFEGCFVFIVVSYVQIFRAVLRIPSEQGRHKAFSTCLPHLAVVSLFVITGIFAYLKPPSISSLWLDLVMAVVYSLVPPAVNPLIYSMRNQELQDSVWKLITGRFQ